In Rhizobium lusitanum, a genomic segment contains:
- a CDS encoding M20 family metallopeptidase: protein MPGTASLLSLNAAIDAMAPEFTALSDRIWDFAELKFDEDRSSDLLIQTLLQHGFSVRQDVAGMKTAFIGEFGSGKPVIAFLGEYDALAGMSQVAGVDAPQAVEAGGTGHGCGHNLLGSGSLLAAVSLARYLQANGLSGTVRYYGCPGEEGGSGKTFMVRAGAFADVDAALTWHPAPFNGVRSTNNLAVIETFYRFKGVAAHAANSAHLGRSALDAVELMNVGVNFLREHMPQDCRVHYAITDAGGRAANVVQAQAEVLYLIRAPEMAQALALGERVEKVARGAAMMTETEVEAVFDTASTNLLPNLTLENAIHDNLVALGPIPFDENDIDFARRIQATFSEEAIKSSIRLYQIKEDVFSNRKIDGSTPLHLGLRAFEGQSHFRAGSTDVGDVSRVTPTAQCWAPAWAIGTNPHTWQVVAQGRSPGAHKAMIHAAKALAATGLDLLTSSELLAQAKIEWSEKMDGEPYMCPIPESVQPAANG, encoded by the coding sequence ATGCCCGGCACCGCTTCCCTGCTTTCGCTCAACGCCGCCATCGATGCGATGGCTCCCGAATTCACCGCTCTCAGTGACCGGATATGGGATTTCGCGGAGCTGAAATTCGATGAGGATCGATCGTCCGATCTACTGATCCAGACCCTGCTGCAACACGGATTTTCGGTGCGGCAAGATGTTGCCGGCATGAAGACCGCGTTCATCGGCGAGTTCGGAAGTGGCAAGCCCGTGATCGCCTTTCTCGGCGAGTACGACGCTCTTGCCGGCATGAGCCAGGTTGCAGGCGTGGACGCGCCGCAAGCCGTCGAGGCGGGCGGCACCGGGCATGGTTGCGGGCATAATCTGCTCGGAAGCGGTTCGCTGCTGGCCGCCGTTTCGCTTGCCAGATATCTCCAGGCTAATGGGCTGTCCGGAACCGTGCGCTATTATGGCTGTCCGGGCGAGGAGGGCGGCTCCGGCAAGACGTTCATGGTGCGTGCCGGCGCCTTTGCCGATGTCGATGCGGCGCTCACCTGGCATCCAGCCCCCTTCAATGGCGTTCGCTCGACCAACAATCTGGCTGTTATCGAAACATTCTACCGTTTCAAGGGTGTTGCGGCGCATGCGGCCAACAGCGCCCATCTCGGCCGATCGGCGCTGGATGCCGTCGAACTGATGAATGTCGGCGTCAATTTCCTGCGCGAACACATGCCGCAGGATTGCCGGGTGCATTATGCCATCACCGATGCGGGCGGACGGGCCGCCAACGTCGTGCAGGCCCAGGCCGAGGTACTGTACTTGATCCGCGCGCCGGAAATGGCGCAGGCGCTTGCTCTTGGCGAGCGGGTGGAAAAAGTTGCGAGGGGTGCGGCGATGATGACGGAGACGGAGGTTGAGGCCGTTTTCGACACCGCCTCGACCAATCTCCTGCCCAATCTCACGCTTGAAAATGCCATCCACGACAATCTGGTTGCGCTCGGCCCCATCCCCTTCGATGAAAACGATATCGATTTTGCCCGAAGGATTCAGGCAACCTTCAGCGAGGAGGCGATCAAGAGCAGCATTCGCCTTTACCAGATCAAGGAGGATGTTTTCTCCAACAGAAAGATCGACGGCTCGACGCCGCTTCATCTTGGCCTGCGTGCCTTCGAGGGCCAGTCGCATTTTCGGGCCGGTTCGACCGATGTCGGAGATGTCAGTCGGGTGACGCCAACGGCCCAATGCTGGGCGCCGGCCTGGGCAATCGGCACCAATCCCCATACTTGGCAAGTCGTAGCTCAAGGCCGCAGCCCTGGAGCGCACAAGGCGATGATCCATGCCGCCAAGGCACTGGCGGCAACGGGCCTCGATCTATTGACATCATCCGAACTTCTTGCCCAGGCAAAAATCGAATGGTCTGAGAAGATGGATGGTGAGCCCTACATGTGTCCCATTCCCGAGAGCGTCCAGCCGGCAGCTAACGGATAG
- a CDS encoding ABC transporter substrate-binding protein: MKTILLAGAMLISLVASATARDIVVAQSSDLRSNNPGVNRDGNTDGVILHIVEGLVGYANNGEVKPLLAASVDMAADGLSYTFKLRDGVKFHNGKSLTADDVVWNWNRYMDPKTKWTCIKDFDGSGAVHVTGIKATDASSVTMTLEKPSAVFLGLMSRPECGYTGIISPDSIAADGTFDKPIGTGPFKWDVWKKGEYIHLAKFDGYVSPANDGKPDGMVGSKRPLVDGIKFMVIPDASTVKAGLQSGVLDTAEISPDLIPEFKESKTTQVIISRNNGKNLFYFQTRDPTLSKPGIRRAMAQALDLDQLVEAASNGTGEANGSMVSSDSVYFSETQKKRLPYDLEAAKKELDAAGYKGEPISIIANKRGNVPSFPAAVMAQAMLQQIGMNIQIEVLDYATQVDRRRSGKYQIISQSVAPRLDPALMYSFYVGDKDQNASLMWDNPKAIELMKAAYAEIDPKKRQAIFDEFHELMLQDMPGIFLYDMIDVWGATKALKGQPVWQSNARLWEVSLDN; the protein is encoded by the coding sequence ATGAAGACCATTCTGCTTGCGGGCGCCATGCTGATATCGCTCGTCGCCAGCGCGACCGCCCGCGATATTGTCGTGGCGCAGAGTTCCGACCTGCGCAGCAACAATCCCGGCGTCAATCGCGACGGCAACACCGACGGCGTCATCCTCCATATTGTCGAAGGTCTCGTCGGCTATGCCAATAATGGTGAGGTCAAGCCGCTTCTGGCGGCCAGCGTCGATATGGCGGCGGATGGCCTCAGCTATACGTTCAAGCTGCGTGACGGTGTGAAGTTCCACAATGGCAAGTCGCTGACGGCAGACGATGTGGTCTGGAACTGGAACCGTTACATGGATCCGAAGACCAAATGGACCTGTATCAAGGATTTCGACGGCAGTGGCGCGGTGCACGTGACCGGCATCAAGGCGACCGACGCCTCGAGCGTGACCATGACGCTGGAAAAGCCGTCCGCGGTTTTCCTCGGCCTGATGTCACGCCCCGAATGCGGCTATACCGGCATCATCTCCCCGGACTCCATTGCTGCCGACGGCACGTTCGACAAGCCGATCGGAACGGGTCCCTTCAAATGGGACGTCTGGAAGAAGGGCGAATATATTCACCTTGCCAAGTTTGATGGTTATGTTTCGCCCGCCAATGACGGCAAGCCGGACGGTATGGTTGGCTCCAAGCGACCGCTGGTCGACGGTATCAAATTCATGGTCATTCCCGACGCCTCCACGGTCAAGGCCGGCCTGCAATCGGGTGTGCTCGACACGGCAGAGATTTCTCCCGATCTCATTCCCGAATTCAAGGAGAGCAAGACGACCCAGGTGATCATTTCGCGGAACAACGGCAAGAACCTGTTCTACTTTCAGACCCGCGACCCCACCTTAAGCAAGCCCGGCATCCGCCGTGCCATGGCGCAGGCACTCGATCTCGACCAGCTCGTCGAGGCCGCGTCGAACGGCACGGGTGAGGCGAACGGATCGATGGTCTCGTCCGATTCCGTTTACTTCAGCGAAACGCAGAAGAAGCGTCTCCCCTATGATCTGGAGGCCGCCAAGAAAGAGCTTGATGCGGCCGGCTACAAAGGCGAACCGATCAGCATCATCGCCAACAAGCGCGGAAACGTGCCGAGTTTTCCTGCTGCGGTCATGGCGCAGGCCATGCTCCAGCAGATCGGCATGAACATCCAGATCGAAGTGCTCGATTACGCCACCCAGGTCGATCGTCGCCGTTCCGGCAAATATCAGATCATTTCGCAATCCGTGGCGCCTCGCCTCGACCCGGCGCTGATGTACAGTTTCTACGTCGGCGACAAGGATCAGAACGCATCGCTGATGTGGGACAATCCGAAGGCCATCGAATTGATGAAGGCCGCCTATGCCGAAATCGATCCGAAAAAGCGTCAGGCAATCTTCGATGAGTTCCATGAGCTGATGTTGCAGGATATGCCCGGCATCTTCCTCTACGATATGATCGATGTCTGGGGTGCCACCAAGGCGCTGAAAGGCCAGCCCGTCTGGCAGTCCAATGCCCGCCTCTGGGAAGTGTCTCTCGACAACTAG
- a CDS encoding serine hydrolase, with translation MNTIINSSKAAERLNAICDAQPFVTRYCIRNLLTGETFGRGAEEETPSASTRKTSIMMAAFKAVGEGRLDLDEQIVYEPRFAEEVASGIFRYLTPGIVISLRDAITGMMVLSDNVCTKMVFERLTLEEVDLYCKSIGMTGTHHRFLIPPLALSPDHALGAVTTTTAADQVMLLQMILDAQTSKAAAEKLGCPADLCQFALQTLKNQVLRYGIHSRLPFETKVASKGGRGKRGRMDAGIVYCDGAPLYIIAAYTDQVPQALPDGTPGYTVSLETIGRLSRACWDEFQA, from the coding sequence ATGAACACGATCATCAATTCGAGCAAGGCGGCCGAACGGCTGAACGCGATCTGCGACGCGCAACCCTTTGTAACCCGTTATTGCATCCGCAATCTCCTGACCGGCGAAACCTTTGGCCGCGGTGCCGAAGAGGAGACGCCCTCGGCCTCAACGCGCAAGACATCGATCATGATGGCGGCGTTCAAGGCCGTCGGCGAGGGCCGCCTCGATCTCGACGAGCAGATCGTCTATGAGCCGCGCTTCGCTGAGGAGGTGGCGAGCGGCATATTTCGATACCTGACGCCGGGCATCGTCATATCGCTCCGCGACGCGATCACCGGCATGATGGTGCTGAGCGACAATGTCTGCACCAAGATGGTGTTCGAACGCCTGACGCTGGAAGAAGTCGATCTCTACTGCAAGTCGATCGGCATGACCGGCACGCACCACCGCTTCCTCATCCCGCCGCTGGCACTTTCCCCGGATCATGCGCTTGGCGCGGTCACCACCACGACAGCGGCCGATCAGGTCATGCTTTTGCAGATGATCCTCGACGCACAAACGTCGAAAGCCGCAGCCGAAAAACTTGGCTGCCCGGCGGACCTCTGCCAATTCGCGCTTCAGACATTGAAGAACCAGGTGCTGCGCTACGGCATCCACTCCCGCCTGCCGTTCGAGACGAAGGTGGCGAGCAAGGGTGGGCGCGGCAAGCGTGGCCGTATGGATGCAGGCATCGTCTATTGCGACGGTGCACCGCTCTACATCATCGCCGCTTACACTGATCAGGTGCCGCAGGCGCTTCCTGACGGAACACCGGGATACACGGTGTCGCTCGAGACCATCGGTCGGCTTTCGCGCGCCTGCTGGGATGAGTTTCAAGCGTAG
- a CDS encoding ABC transporter ATP-binding protein, which yields MTQQKLLSVRNLSLEVAHRGVEVVKNVSFDIEPGEIFGIVGESGSGKSLATRALISLLPPPIKVTGGEVTYKGRDVMSMSEADLRRLRGAEIGLVFQEPMTSLNPSMTIGRQLEEGLTLHTNATAAERRARILAMLERVGISDPQAALSAYPHEFSGGMRQRIMLASVMLLKPALLIADEPTTALDAVIQRDVMELMVELTKAEGTAVLLISHDLPMVARYTSRIVVMEKGSVVEQGTTEQILEAPQHSYTRKLLSSLPVRGKVRSIDTASAPIVSARNIVVDYPGRKSLLKKGAAKRALHGVSVDIHEGEVVALVGGSGSGKTTLGRTIAGLVHQSEGEVLFQGRERSADWRDYRLNCQMVFQDPYSSLDPRMTILALVEEALRLVPDIDRAAKKTRAYETLEEVGLGTDHAQRYPHELSGGQRQRVAIARAIARRPKFLIADEPVSALDVTVRAQVLTLFSDLQRRYGFSCLFISHDLGVVEQVADRVVVMQDGRIIEQGDRNTIFDRPQETYTRRLLSAIPALDLNETGGVKLKWRLEA from the coding sequence ATGACCCAACAGAAACTCTTAAGCGTCCGCAACCTCTCGCTCGAGGTTGCCCACCGCGGTGTCGAGGTGGTGAAGAACGTCAGCTTCGATATCGAGCCGGGCGAAATTTTCGGCATTGTCGGGGAGAGCGGCTCGGGCAAGTCGCTGGCGACGCGCGCGCTGATCTCGCTGCTTCCACCTCCCATCAAAGTGACGGGCGGCGAGGTGACCTACAAGGGTCGTGATGTCATGTCGATGAGCGAAGCGGATTTGCGCAGGCTGCGCGGCGCCGAGATCGGGCTCGTTTTTCAGGAGCCGATGACCTCGCTCAATCCGTCGATGACCATCGGCCGGCAGCTGGAGGAGGGGCTCACGCTCCACACCAACGCGACGGCCGCTGAACGCCGCGCCCGCATCCTCGCCATGCTGGAGCGTGTCGGGATTAGCGATCCACAGGCGGCACTTTCCGCCTATCCGCACGAATTTTCCGGCGGCATGCGTCAGCGCATCATGCTTGCCTCCGTCATGCTCCTGAAACCGGCACTGCTGATCGCCGATGAGCCGACGACGGCGCTCGATGCTGTCATCCAGCGAGATGTCATGGAGCTGATGGTCGAACTCACCAAGGCCGAAGGCACGGCGGTGCTGCTGATCAGCCACGATCTGCCGATGGTGGCGCGCTATACCAGCCGCATCGTCGTGATGGAAAAGGGTTCGGTTGTCGAACAGGGAACCACGGAGCAGATTCTCGAGGCGCCGCAACATTCCTATACGCGCAAGCTTCTCTCGTCGCTTCCCGTTCGCGGCAAAGTCCGCAGCATCGACACGGCCTCCGCGCCGATAGTGTCGGCGCGCAATATTGTGGTTGATTATCCCGGCCGCAAATCGTTGCTCAAGAAGGGAGCCGCCAAGCGGGCGCTTCACGGTGTCAGCGTCGATATCCATGAGGGCGAAGTGGTCGCCCTGGTTGGCGGTTCAGGGTCGGGAAAGACGACGCTTGGGCGCACCATCGCCGGACTGGTTCATCAGAGTGAAGGCGAAGTGCTCTTTCAGGGGCGCGAGCGTTCGGCGGACTGGCGTGACTATCGGCTGAATTGCCAGATGGTGTTCCAGGATCCCTATTCGTCGCTCGATCCGCGCATGACGATCCTGGCGCTGGTCGAGGAAGCCCTGCGACTTGTGCCGGATATCGATCGGGCCGCCAAGAAGACGCGGGCTTATGAGACGCTCGAGGAAGTCGGACTTGGAACCGACCATGCCCAGCGCTATCCGCACGAACTTTCCGGCGGCCAGCGCCAGCGCGTTGCGATTGCCCGCGCTATCGCCCGGCGGCCAAAATTCCTGATTGCCGACGAACCGGTTTCGGCACTCGACGTCACGGTCCGCGCCCAGGTTCTCACGCTCTTTTCGGACCTGCAGAGGCGTTATGGCTTTTCCTGCCTGTTCATCAGCCATGATCTCGGCGTGGTCGAGCAGGTGGCGGACCGCGTCGTCGTCATGCAGGACGGCCGCATCATCGAACAGGGTGACCGCAATACGATCTTCGACCGGCCGCAGGAGACTTATACGCGACGTCTCCTCTCGGCCATCCCCGCGCTCGATCTCAACGAGACCGGCGGGGTCAAACTGAAATGGCGACTGGAGGCCTAA
- a CDS encoding ABC transporter permease — protein MKNYTFNGLIGSTLIALLLAVAALGLFWTPFDPMKLSFTARLAAPSAHHWLGTDEFGRDVLSRIMIGARASVWIGALTVSLAVIAGTLIGLVSGYARGWVDAVIMAINNALLAFPGILLALGLLAVFGANQYGIIFALGIAYTPSMARVVRGAVLSLREREFIEASKIMGNGEIYTMLRHILPNCLAPITVLATSMFGWAILSESALSFLGLGVPPPAPTWGNMLAAGRPFVEQAVWLGLFPGLCIALTLLGINLLGDALRDRLDPRMRGLK, from the coding sequence ATGAAAAATTATACGTTCAACGGCCTGATCGGCAGCACTCTGATCGCTCTTCTGCTTGCTGTCGCAGCCCTCGGCCTCTTCTGGACGCCGTTCGATCCGATGAAGCTCAGCTTCACTGCTCGCCTTGCGGCCCCCAGCGCCCACCATTGGCTCGGAACGGACGAGTTTGGCCGCGATGTCCTTAGCCGGATCATGATTGGTGCTCGCGCCAGTGTCTGGATTGGCGCCTTGACCGTCTCCTTGGCTGTAATCGCCGGGACGCTGATCGGCCTTGTCAGCGGCTACGCACGCGGCTGGGTCGATGCTGTCATTATGGCGATCAATAATGCGTTGCTTGCCTTTCCCGGCATTCTTCTGGCTCTGGGGCTGCTCGCGGTGTTTGGCGCCAACCAATACGGGATCATCTTTGCACTTGGGATTGCCTATACGCCGTCGATGGCGCGCGTGGTTCGCGGTGCTGTGTTGTCGCTGCGCGAGCGTGAGTTCATTGAGGCTTCCAAGATCATGGGCAATGGCGAGATCTATACGATGCTGCGTCATATCCTTCCCAATTGCCTGGCGCCGATCACGGTTCTGGCCACCTCGATGTTCGGCTGGGCGATCCTGTCTGAAAGCGCACTCAGCTTCCTGGGGCTCGGTGTTCCGCCGCCGGCTCCCACCTGGGGCAATATGCTGGCCGCCGGTCGGCCTTTCGTCGAGCAGGCCGTCTGGCTCGGCCTTTTCCCAGGCCTGTGCATCGCGCTCACACTTCTCGGCATCAATCTTCTGGGCGACGCGCTCCGCGACAGGCTGGATCCGCGCATGAGAGGCCTGAAATGA
- a CDS encoding ABC transporter permease, giving the protein MLRFMLNRLLMALPTVVIVAITVFALIRFIPGDPAALLLGDMAQPDQIAEMRAELGLDKSMPEQFLIWGGNVLTGDFGRSIVNNEPVLGLVVSRFVVSAEIVLTAVLLASLIAIPAGVIAAWRQNSLTDLALVGTATVLLSIPTFWLGLLLLLFFGLKLGWLPVLGYVSIGDHVVAGLLYLVLPIMTLVIHEMGVLIRMARASTLEVLRLDYITHARAKGLSESAVLWKHAFKNAFGPTWTMIGLILGNLLGGIAVIETVFTIPGLGRLMVDSIFQRDYPVIQGCLLIVALSYVVVNLIVDLLYPLFDPRVVAE; this is encoded by the coding sequence ATGCTCAGATTCATGTTAAACCGCCTCCTCATGGCGTTGCCGACGGTTGTGATCGTGGCGATCACCGTGTTTGCGCTCATCCGGTTCATTCCAGGCGATCCGGCAGCGCTGCTGCTTGGGGACATGGCGCAGCCGGATCAGATTGCCGAAATGCGCGCCGAGCTCGGGCTCGACAAATCCATGCCTGAACAATTCCTGATCTGGGGCGGCAATGTCCTGACCGGAGACTTCGGCCGCTCAATCGTCAACAACGAACCGGTTCTGGGGCTTGTCGTGTCCCGGTTTGTCGTCAGTGCGGAGATCGTGCTGACCGCGGTGCTGTTGGCCAGCCTGATCGCGATTCCGGCCGGCGTCATCGCCGCCTGGCGGCAGAACAGTCTCACGGATCTGGCGCTCGTCGGCACTGCAACGGTACTCCTGTCGATCCCGACATTTTGGCTCGGCCTGCTGCTGCTTCTCTTTTTCGGCCTGAAACTCGGCTGGCTGCCTGTCCTTGGCTATGTCTCGATCGGCGACCATGTCGTTGCCGGGCTGCTTTATCTCGTCCTGCCGATCATGACGCTGGTCATCCATGAGATGGGCGTGCTGATCCGCATGGCGCGAGCTTCTACACTCGAAGTCCTCCGGCTCGATTATATCACCCATGCGCGGGCGAAAGGTCTGTCCGAAAGCGCGGTTCTCTGGAAGCATGCTTTCAAGAACGCCTTCGGCCCGACCTGGACGATGATCGGGCTCATCCTCGGCAATCTGCTCGGCGGTATCGCCGTGATCGAAACGGTCTTCACCATTCCAGGTCTCGGCCGGCTCATGGTCGACAGCATTTTCCAGCGTGATTATCCGGTCATCCAGGGCTGCCTCCTGATCGTTGCGCTCTCCTATGTGGTCGTCAACCTGATCGTCGATCTGCTTTATCCTCTCTTCGATCCGCGTGTGGTGGCCGAATGA
- a CDS encoding LysR family transcriptional regulator: MNFRQLEVLKTLLATGSTIATAKSMGLSQSGVSRLLQQLESDLSLTLFARDKGRLIPTPEASILARDAEHILLGLNRFSGLAEDLRSGAAGPEVVRIGLPSSMWEEFAPAMLVEYAKDYPTVRIETFFETTTAITRLVEQQVIDFGFLRYEGEIGQGIDMEPVASGVSVCVIPESHPLAALAEITPRDLRNIPLILIGRQRPTRMLLDQTFKRAAVKQNVKIETHTNSSACAYVAHGLGIAIISSFYANLYRRLPVVQRPFTPVSKQEFGLAKPAGMPLSLAAQALVDALKRQIDLSQKI, from the coding sequence ATCAATTTCCGGCAATTGGAGGTGTTGAAGACACTGCTGGCAACAGGATCGACGATCGCGACGGCAAAGAGCATGGGGCTCAGCCAGTCGGGTGTCAGCCGTCTTCTACAGCAGCTCGAATCCGATCTGTCGCTGACGCTGTTTGCCCGTGACAAAGGGCGGCTCATTCCGACGCCTGAAGCCAGCATCCTCGCCCGAGACGCGGAGCATATCCTGCTCGGGCTCAACCGGTTTTCAGGTCTGGCCGAGGATCTGCGCAGCGGAGCTGCGGGGCCTGAAGTCGTGCGCATTGGGTTACCAAGCAGCATGTGGGAAGAGTTCGCGCCGGCCATGCTGGTCGAGTATGCCAAGGATTATCCAACGGTCCGCATCGAGACCTTTTTCGAGACCACGACGGCGATCACGCGGCTGGTCGAACAACAGGTGATCGATTTTGGGTTTCTGCGCTACGAAGGAGAAATTGGGCAAGGCATCGATATGGAGCCGGTGGCAAGCGGGGTAAGCGTCTGCGTCATCCCCGAGAGCCATCCGCTGGCAGCGCTTGCCGAGATCACGCCTAGGGATCTGCGCAATATTCCCTTGATCCTCATCGGACGGCAAAGGCCAACCCGCATGCTTCTTGATCAGACCTTCAAACGAGCCGCCGTGAAGCAGAATGTCAAGATCGAGACGCACACCAACAGTTCTGCATGCGCCTATGTCGCCCATGGCCTGGGCATCGCCATTATCAGCAGCTTCTACGCCAACCTTTATCGGCGCCTACCGGTCGTTCAACGCCCGTTCACACCTGTCTCCAAGCAGGAGTTCGGATTGGCCAAGCCGGCAGGCATGCCTCTATCGCTCGCCGCGCAGGCTTTGGTGGATGCGCTCAAGCGCCAGATTGACCTGTCGCAGAAAATCTAG
- a CDS encoding LysR family transcriptional regulator, protein MTKDSDVTISVKHIQTYDAIAATGSTIAAAGELGISQSNASRLLHQLELYLGVRLFERDKNRLAPTREGLQLGPEIRAIADRLTALKVLAVELENGRSQEIPLRLAFPASLSVTLVPRLVKRFLAENGPVRIEVASGNYLAIERMVADGEADIGFTRLPSPTPGLRLEHELPSRNICVLHRDHPLAGRAVLTVADLKSHDLILLNRERPVRHELEALFYKQGLRKRPAIEAHSVGCACGLAAEGLGIAIVSELLASEYRSMPLAFVPLEPALPVSYAIVSSDRVPLPKAAAPFLRYLQDWA, encoded by the coding sequence ATGACGAAGGACAGCGATGTCACGATCAGCGTCAAGCATATCCAGACCTATGACGCGATCGCAGCGACAGGATCGACGATTGCTGCGGCTGGTGAACTCGGCATCTCGCAATCGAATGCCAGCCGGCTTCTGCATCAGTTGGAACTTTATCTCGGTGTCCGGCTGTTCGAACGCGACAAGAACCGGCTGGCGCCGACGCGCGAAGGGCTGCAGCTCGGACCGGAAATACGGGCGATCGCCGACCGGCTGACCGCGCTGAAAGTGCTGGCGGTGGAACTGGAGAATGGCCGTTCACAGGAAATCCCCCTACGGCTAGCGTTTCCGGCGAGCCTGTCCGTGACGCTTGTTCCGCGTCTTGTCAAACGCTTCCTTGCCGAGAATGGACCCGTCCGGATCGAGGTTGCCTCCGGCAACTATCTGGCGATCGAGCGAATGGTGGCGGACGGGGAGGCGGATATCGGTTTTACGCGCCTTCCGTCGCCAACGCCGGGATTGCGGCTCGAGCATGAACTGCCGTCGCGCAATATCTGCGTGTTGCATCGGGACCATCCACTGGCCGGACGCGCCGTGCTGACGGTCGCCGACCTCAAGTCACACGACCTGATCCTGCTCAATCGAGAGCGCCCGGTGCGCCATGAGCTGGAGGCGCTCTTTTACAAACAGGGACTGCGCAAGCGCCCTGCTATCGAGGCCCATTCGGTGGGATGCGCCTGTGGGCTTGCCGCCGAAGGATTGGGGATCGCCATCGTTAGCGAATTGCTGGCGAGCGAATACCGCTCCATGCCGCTCGCCTTTGTGCCGCTGGAGCCAGCCTTGCCGGTATCCTATGCCATCGTCAGCTCGGATCGCGTACCGCTGCCGAAGGCGGCGGCTCCGTTTCTGCGGTATCTGCAGGATTGGGCATAG
- a CDS encoding MmgE/PrpD family protein yields the protein MATVLEKITDQIVSRTSFSPVAMKRAQEAVVDTIGCMLAGAADQAPQSVTRAFSADIGANGASAILRGGRASPSVAALINGTAAHCLDFDDNFHPARAHASAVLVPALLSIATADTAVSGRRFLHAYLAGLEAQAAVGFGVNPSHYNRGWHGTSTVGCIGTAAGVAVLLGLDATGIAQAMSIATSFAAGPKGQFGTSAKPLHAGMAARNAVEAALLAQAGISGRLDILERSQGFLDLFGGEASNGWQALSASDRHVIETYGLVTKLHPCCASTHRAIDAARDLQIEHGFSLDDVLSIQTKVGRSAVDNLAYPHPVDEMQARFSMQYCLATALYQGRLSLTDFTDSAILRPEIRRHMPKISMSAYSAAEEHGIERLPHQVIVNLSDGRSLKTERLHATGSVAMPLTAADRRSKFADCLRWAGLKTEETHGTLLRFEDTASVKVLLNGFEWFAIS from the coding sequence ATGGCGACAGTTCTGGAAAAAATCACTGATCAGATCGTTTCGAGAACGAGCTTTTCTCCCGTCGCGATGAAGCGTGCGCAGGAGGCTGTTGTCGACACGATCGGCTGCATGCTGGCGGGTGCCGCCGATCAGGCACCGCAATCCGTGACGAGGGCATTCTCTGCGGATATCGGCGCGAACGGCGCCTCGGCAATCCTGCGAGGTGGTCGGGCATCACCGTCGGTCGCAGCGCTGATCAACGGGACGGCCGCTCATTGTCTGGATTTCGACGACAATTTCCATCCCGCCCGGGCGCATGCCTCCGCGGTGTTAGTCCCGGCCTTGCTGTCGATCGCAACCGCCGATACCGCCGTCTCGGGACGACGGTTTCTGCACGCCTATCTCGCAGGCCTTGAGGCGCAGGCTGCCGTCGGCTTCGGGGTCAATCCATCGCATTACAACAGGGGATGGCACGGCACGTCGACCGTCGGCTGCATTGGAACAGCCGCCGGCGTGGCTGTGCTTTTGGGCCTGGATGCCACCGGGATCGCACAGGCGATGAGCATCGCCACAAGCTTTGCCGCAGGCCCCAAAGGCCAGTTCGGAACATCAGCCAAACCGCTTCATGCCGGCATGGCTGCGCGAAACGCGGTCGAGGCAGCTCTCCTGGCGCAAGCCGGCATCAGCGGACGGCTTGATATTCTGGAGCGCTCGCAAGGCTTTCTCGATCTTTTTGGTGGGGAGGCAAGCAATGGGTGGCAGGCTCTCTCCGCGAGCGATCGCCACGTCATCGAGACGTACGGCCTGGTGACGAAGCTCCATCCCTGCTGTGCCTCCACGCACCGCGCCATCGATGCGGCCCGCGATCTGCAAATCGAACACGGCTTCTCCTTGGATGATGTGCTTTCCATTCAAACGAAAGTGGGTCGATCCGCGGTCGACAATCTCGCCTATCCCCATCCGGTGGATGAGATGCAGGCCCGCTTTTCGATGCAATATTGTCTCGCAACCGCACTTTACCAAGGTAGGCTTTCACTGACCGATTTTACCGACAGCGCAATTTTGCGGCCTGAGATTCGCCGTCATATGCCGAAGATATCGATGAGCGCCTACAGCGCGGCGGAAGAGCACGGAATCGAACGCCTTCCGCATCAAGTCATCGTCAATCTCAGCGATGGGCGCAGCCTGAAGACCGAGCGGCTCCATGCGACCGGTTCGGTCGCCATGCCGCTCACCGCCGCCGACCGACGCTCCAAATTTGCCGATTGCCTGCGTTGGGCAGGACTGAAAACTGAGGAGACGCATGGCACACTCTTGCGTTTTGAAGATACAGCGTCCGTCAAGGTCTTGTTGAATGGCTTCGAATGGTTTGCCATTTCTTGA